The proteins below come from a single Cottoperca gobio chromosome 11, fCotGob3.1, whole genome shotgun sequence genomic window:
- the snrka gene encoding SNF-related serine/threonine-protein kinase, with protein MTGLKRPHDGKVAGLYDLDKTLGRGHFAVVKLARHVFTGEKVAVKVIDKTKLDPVARAHLFQEVRCMKMVQHPNVVRLYEVIDTATKLYLILELGDGGDMYDCIMKHDGGLTEELAKCYFAQIVHAISYCHRLHVVHRDLKPENVVFFEKQGVVKLTDFGFSNRFQPGKTLNTSCGSLAYSAPEILLGDEYDAPAVDIWSLGVILFMLVCGQPPFQETNDSETLTMIMDCKYTVPPHISHACRDLIANMLQRDPKKRATLEEIGAHEWLQGVDPSPATKLSTPLVSHRSLSEEEHGSIIQRMVLGGIADRDTITEALESNQYNHITATYFLLAERMLREKQEKEQHSQTRSPSPSKAQFRQSWPTRVDVHQDVSDGLGGPTISHPGGPQSPARSAESLHKGPRPKTALLDLSQRPSSSQQQPARQNQERGLRPLAKPHSNPLRLGSLTSVGPCKTRSPSLFSVEEDEEEEDTFSSLSSLPAQVVLRSKASSSSSMSSSGNRLTSRMSAPVLNQIHEEDKEEEEEEERRELHGFGPPKPSLSLILNPRVPSPTALVSSPNTVSVRAPVAAFTPSSETSDDETESHHKPHTATEGGEGEERDEGDEGNEGGEKKESGQDSPGSGAGQGKGTAKAASGLVESLKLMSLCLSSQFHSLTGGGGGGGGGGSAGVVAGDTQDRPMWRMCMGGSTGSLDKVSLLGGPSPRGNLYYHQPPLGDALADPLLDGSCTGTLRLGELDLARENHRNMKNRVLQMPLSDKTLSVNIHRSPKEGLLCTPTPHSCCQVI; from the exons ATGACGGGGCTCAAACGTCCTCACGATGGGAAGGTCGCCGGGCTGTATGACCTCGACAAGACGCTGGGCCGTGGACACTTTGCTGTAGTCAAACTGGCCCGACATGTATTCACTGGGGAAAAG GTCGCAGTGAAGGTGATAGACAAGACTAAGCTGGACCCGGTGGCGCGGGCGCATCTTTTCCAGGAGGTGCGCTGCATGAAGATGGTGCAGCACCCCAACGTGGTGCGCCTCTACGAGGTCATCGACACGGCCACCAAGCTCTACCTCATCCTGGAGCTGGGAGACGGCGGAGACATGTACGACTGCATCATGAAGCACGACGGAGGCCTCActgaagag TTGGCCAAGTGTTACTTCGCCCAAATCGTCCACGCCATCTCCTACTGTCACCGGCTGCACGTGGTGCACAGGGACCTGAAGCCGGAGAATGTGGTGTTCTTCGAGAAGCAGGGCGTCGTCAAGCTCACCGACTTCGGCTTCAGCAACCGGTTTCAGCCCGGGAAGACACTCAACACCTCCTGCGGCTCACTGGCCTACTCTGCTCCTGAAATACTGCTGGGGGACGAGTATGACGCTCCTGCTGTAG ATATCTGGAGTCTGGGGGTGATCCTCTTCATGCTGGTCTGCGGTCAGCCCCCCTTCCAGGAGACTAACGACAGCGAGACGCTCACTATGATCATGGACTGCAAATACACAGTGCCTCCACACATCTCCCATGCATGCCGAGA CCTTATAGCCAACATGCTGCAGAGGGACCCCAAGAAACGAGCGACCCTAGAGGAGATCGGGGCCCACGAATGGCTTCAGGGTGTCGACCCCTCCCCGGCCACAAAGCTGTCCACCCCTCTGGTGTCTCATCGCAGCCTGTCGGAGGAGGAGCACGGCTCCATCATCCAGCGCATGGTGCTGGGGGGCATCGCAGACCGAGACACCATAACTGA GGCTCTGGAGTCGAATCAGTACAACCACATCACAGCTACATACTTCCTGCTGGCTGAGAGGATGTTGAGGGAGAAGCAAGAGAAGGAGCAGCACAGCCAGACACGATCACCCAGCCCCAGCAAGGCCCAGtttag gcAGTCCTGGCCCACCAGAGTGGATGTTCACCAGGATGTCAGTGATGGCTTGGGGGGTCCGACTATCTCCCACCCGGGGGGGCCACAGTCACCTGCCCGCAGCGCTGAGAGCCTCCACAAAGGCCCCAGGCCCAAAACGGCCCTGCTGGACCTCAGCCAGCGGCCGTCATccagccagcagcagcctgcaCGACAGAACCAGGAGAGGGGGCTCAGGCCTCTGGCAAAGCCCCACTCTAACCCCCTCAGGCTGGGCTCTCTGACCTCAGTGGGCCCTTGCAAAACTCGTAGTCCCAGTCTTTTCAGcgtggaggaggatgaagaagaggaagacacaTTTTCATCCCTTTCGTCACTACCTGCTCAGGTGGTGCTTCGTTCCAaagcctcttcctcttcatctatgtcttctTCTGGTAATCGGCTGACATCCCGTATGAGCGCTCCGGTTCTGAACCAGATCCACGAGGAGgataaagaggaagaggaagaggaggagaggagggagctgcATGGATTTGGCCCGCCCAAACCCAGCCTCAGCCTCATCCTGAACCCTAGAGTACCATCACCGACGGCGCTCGTATCATCGCCTAACACGGTTAGCGTAAGAGCACCGGTTGCCGCTTTCACCCCCAGCTCGGAGACTAGTGACGATGAGACAGAAAGTCACCATAAACCACATACGGCAACTGAAGGTGGAGAAGGGGAAGAGCGAGACGAGGGGGACGAGGGGAACGAgggtggagagaaaaaagagtcCGGGCAGGACAGTCCTGGGTCTGGTGCGGGCCAAGGCAAGGGGACAGCCAAAGCTGCCAGCGGCCTGGTGGAGAGCTTAAAGCTGATGAGCCTGTGCCTGAGTTCTCAGTTCCACAGCCTgacagggggaggagggggtggtggcggcggcggcagcgCTGGTGTTGTTGCTGGGGACACCCAGGACCGTCCCATGTGGAGGATGTGCATGGGCGGCTCCACCGGTAGCCTGGATAAGGTTTCGCTACTGGGTGGCCCCTCACCCAGAGGGAACCTGTACTACCACCAACCCCCGCTGGGAGACGCGCTGGCAGACCCGCTGCTGGATGGCTCCTGCACGGGAACTCTGAGGCTGGGCGAGCTGGACCTGGCCAGGGAGAACCACAGGAACATGAAGAACCGCGTGCTGCAGATGCCTCTGAGCGACAAGACTCTGTCCGTCAACATCCACCGGAGCCCCAAGGAGGGTCTGCTCTGTACCCCCACCCCACACAGCTGCTGCCAGGTCATCTAG